One genomic window of Centroberyx gerrardi isolate f3 chromosome 15, fCenGer3.hap1.cur.20231027, whole genome shotgun sequence includes the following:
- the calm2a gene encoding calmodulin 2a (phosphorylase kinase, delta), which yields MADQLTEEQIAEFKEAFSLFDKDGDGTITTKELGTVMRSLGQNPTEAELQDMINEVDADGNGTIDFPEFLTMMARKMKDTDSEEEIREAFRVFDKDGNGYISAAELRHVMTNLGEKLTDEEVDEMIREADIDGDGQVNYEEFVQMMTAK from the exons ATG GCTGATCAGCTAACAGAGGAGCAGATTGCTG AGTTCAAGGAGGCATTTTCGCTCTTTGACAAGGATGGCGATGGCACCATCACCACCAAAGAACTGGGTACTGTCATGCGCTCTCTGGGCCAGAACCccacagaggcagagctgcaggaCATGATCAATGAAGTGGACGCTGATG GTAATGGAACGATAGACTTCCCAGAGTTTTTGACTATGATGGCCAGGAAGATGAAGGACACAGACAGCGAGGAGGAGATCAGAGAAGCGTTCCGTGTCTTTGACAAG GATGGCAATGGATACATCAGTGCTGCTGAGTTGCGCCATGTAATGACGAACCTCGGGGAGAAGCTGACTGACGAGGAGGTTGATGAAATGATCAGAGAAGCAGACATTGACGGAGACGGGCAAGTCAACTATGAAG AGTTCGTACAAATGATGACGGCGAAGTGA